A part of Acidobacteriota bacterium genomic DNA contains:
- a CDS encoding glycosyltransferase family 4 protein, which yields MRSPSLDYVSPLPPVRSGIADYSADLLPHLAQRVDLRVVRLPDLPVSDAMVRRWLPVEASALGRDDRVPLYQMGNNPYHAGVRKLALEYPGVLTLHDIVLHHLLAGETLGAGVFEPYLEALEEDHGWIGRAVGQPRFWGGYSDAGIFALPAHRGLLRRQRGVLVHSRWAAELLREEDPDLAVRAVPMGVPLPPAVDAAEGRAYRDRWGIPRSAPLLGSFGFQTPIKRTLSALHALVAPELRHVHLLIVGEVSPELDYETEIQRLGVAERVTVTGFVDFDEFQAAIAAVDLCINLRYPTAGETSASLLRVLAMGRGAVVSDYAQFAELPAAVAARVPLGGREHEALVAALVELLEDPGRTVAMGRAARDHVRREHAPEKAADAIAEACRELAEAAPLGAAGATLPVPTSIAWGEMAGSLEVDGTGHDWHEGERRRLRLRLRNGGACRWLAARRGAGGVALEVRLETARGDLMAGVPWLPLPRDLDRGEEVELEVPVRRPPGRCRLVIEPRVVGGASFGDLGGPTWERDL from the coding sequence TTGCGCTCACCGTCCCTCGACTACGTCTCCCCGCTGCCGCCGGTACGTTCGGGTATCGCCGACTACAGCGCCGATCTGCTGCCCCATCTGGCGCAGCGGGTCGACCTGCGGGTGGTGCGCCTGCCGGACCTGCCGGTGAGCGACGCGATGGTGCGCCGCTGGCTGCCGGTGGAGGCGTCTGCCCTCGGCCGCGACGATCGGGTGCCCCTTTACCAGATGGGGAACAACCCGTACCACGCCGGAGTGCGGAAGCTGGCCCTCGAGTATCCCGGCGTGCTCACCCTGCACGACATCGTGCTGCACCATCTGTTGGCCGGTGAAACCCTCGGGGCGGGAGTCTTCGAGCCCTACCTCGAGGCGCTCGAGGAAGACCACGGTTGGATCGGCCGGGCGGTCGGTCAGCCGCGCTTCTGGGGTGGCTATTCGGATGCCGGCATCTTCGCGCTGCCGGCGCATCGCGGGCTATTGCGGCGCCAGCGCGGGGTGCTCGTCCACAGTCGCTGGGCGGCCGAGCTGTTGCGCGAGGAGGATCCCGACCTGGCGGTGCGGGCGGTGCCCATGGGGGTACCCCTGCCGCCGGCCGTCGACGCCGCCGAGGGGCGCGCTTACCGCGACCGCTGGGGGATTCCGCGCTCGGCGCCGTTGCTCGGCTCCTTCGGCTTCCAGACGCCGATCAAGCGCACCCTGTCGGCGCTCCACGCCCTAGTGGCGCCGGAGCTGCGTCACGTCCACCTTTTGATCGTCGGCGAGGTGTCGCCGGAGCTCGACTACGAGACCGAGATCCAGCGCCTCGGCGTCGCCGAACGCGTCACCGTCACCGGCTTTGTCGACTTCGACGAGTTCCAGGCCGCCATCGCGGCGGTCGATCTGTGCATCAACCTGCGCTATCCCACCGCCGGTGAGACTTCCGCCTCGCTGCTGCGGGTGCTCGCCATGGGGCGCGGTGCGGTGGTCTCCGACTACGCCCAGTTCGCCGAGCTGCCGGCGGCGGTGGCGGCGCGGGTGCCCCTCGGCGGGCGCGAGCACGAGGCTCTGGTGGCGGCCCTCGTGGAGCTGTTGGAGGATCCCGGGAGGACCGTGGCGATGGGGCGGGCGGCGCGCGATCACGTGCGCCGGGAGCACGCCCCCGAGAAGGCTGCCGACGCCATCGCCGAGGCCTGCCGTGAGCTCGCCGAAGCAGCTCCCTTGGGAGCCGCGGGGGCCACTCTGCCGGTGCCGACCTCGATCGCCTGGGGCGAGATGGCCGGCTCCCTGGAGGTCGACGGGACCGGCCATGACTGGCACGAGGGCGAGCGTCGCCGGCTGCGGCTGCGGCTGCGCAACGGCGGCGCCTGCCGCTGGCTGGCGGCGCGCCGCGGGGCCGGTGGCGTGGCACTCGAAGTCCGCCTCGAAACGGCGCGCGGTGATCTGATGGCCGGCGTCCCCTGGCTGCCGCTGCCGCGCGACCTCGATCGCGGAGAGGAGGTCGAGCTCGAGGTGCCGGTGCGACGGCCTCCAGGCCGCTGTCGCCTGGTGATCGAGCCGCGGGTCGTCGGCGGCGCCTCCTTCGGTGATCTCGGCGGTCCGACCTGGGAGCGCGACCTGTGA
- a CDS encoding CoA pyrophosphatase has product MSDAPSWIIEVRKRLETPGKEPLVEGTARRSVMVGLSVDAGELWVLMIRRFGDRWGSAAFPGSDVEPGEDVWTAALRGAEDEIDLPQKAVLRLGELDGVEDVSGGLVTPCIGALPAKFEAKALGDDVDEVFRVPLSVLNNPQLVEEEIVEVEGVQRRVRSYHVGGRRIWGLAVYILEDLMERLQGEPS; this is encoded by the coding sequence ATGAGTGACGCCCCGAGTTGGATCATCGAAGTCCGCAAACGCCTCGAGACCCCCGGCAAGGAGCCGCTGGTGGAGGGCACCGCCCGCCGCTCCGTGATGGTGGGGCTGAGCGTCGACGCCGGGGAGCTCTGGGTGCTGATGATCCGGCGCTTCGGGGATCGCTGGGGCAGCGCCGCTTTCCCCGGCTCCGACGTCGAGCCCGGAGAGGACGTCTGGACGGCGGCCTTGCGCGGCGCCGAGGACGAGATCGACCTGCCTCAGAAGGCGGTGCTACGCCTGGGCGAGCTCGATGGCGTCGAAGATGTCTCCGGCGGTCTGGTGACCCCCTGCATCGGCGCCTTGCCGGCGAAGTTCGAGGCCAAAGCCTTGGGCGACGACGTCGACGAGGTCTTCCGGGTTCCCTTGTCGGTGCTCAACAACCCTCAGCTCGTCGAGGAGGAAATCGTCGAGGTCGAAGGGGTGCAGCGCCGGGTGCGCAGCTACCACGTCGGCGGGCGGCGCATCTGGGGCCTGGCGGTCTACATCCTCGAAGACCTCATGGAGAGGCTCCAGGGAGAGCCGAGCTAG
- a CDS encoding zinc metalloprotease: MKKTALLTLIGLMIAVGALASDDYSAKADRFIPKQDIHFLGEDGKINRGVRCGVEHPHPDHVAQLKAQVDDWIEANAFSPQSAASIDIPVAFHVVYKRRRGVETGNLTQQMIDDQIAVLNASFAGTGFSFTLDQVTRTRSNRWFDRCLTTNQERRMKQALTVNTATTLNIYTCNPAQGILGWAYFPDSYPESSFWHGVVLLHSSLPGGSAAPYNLGDTGTHEVGHYLGLFHTFQGGCAAPGDSVSDTAAEASPAYGCPVGRDTCAGGGPDPIFNFMDYTDDACMNTFTAGQTARMHAMVSTFKPSL; the protein is encoded by the coding sequence ATGAAGAAGACTGCCCTACTGACCTTGATCGGTCTCATGATCGCCGTCGGTGCCTTGGCCAGCGATGACTACAGCGCCAAGGCCGATCGCTTCATTCCGAAGCAGGACATCCACTTCCTGGGCGAGGACGGCAAGATCAACCGCGGCGTTCGCTGCGGCGTCGAGCACCCGCACCCGGACCACGTGGCCCAGCTCAAGGCCCAGGTGGACGACTGGATCGAGGCCAACGCCTTCTCGCCGCAGTCGGCCGCTTCCATCGACATCCCGGTCGCCTTCCACGTCGTCTACAAGCGCCGCCGGGGAGTCGAGACGGGCAACCTCACGCAGCAGATGATCGACGACCAGATCGCCGTCCTCAACGCGTCCTTCGCTGGCACCGGCTTCTCCTTCACCCTCGACCAGGTGACCCGGACGCGCAGCAACCGCTGGTTCGACCGCTGCCTGACCACCAACCAGGAGCGCCGCATGAAGCAGGCGCTGACGGTCAACACCGCCACCACCCTCAACATCTACACCTGCAACCCGGCCCAGGGCATTCTGGGATGGGCCTACTTCCCGGATTCCTACCCCGAGAGCAGCTTCTGGCACGGCGTCGTGCTGCTGCACTCCTCCCTGCCCGGCGGCTCCGCGGCCCCCTACAACCTCGGCGACACGGGAACCCACGAGGTCGGTCACTACCTCGGCCTGTTCCACACCTTCCAGGGCGGCTGCGCCGCACCCGGCGACTCGGTGTCCGACACCGCCGCCGAAGCCAGCCCAGCCTACGGCTGCCCGGTCGGCCGCGACACCTGCGCCGGGGGCGGGCCGGACCCGATCTTCAACTTCATGGACTACACCGACGACGCCTGCATGAACACCTTCACCGCCGGCCAGACGGCGCGCATGCACGCCATGGTCTCGACCTTCAAGCCGAGCCTGTAG